In the genome of Chaetodon auriga isolate fChaAug3 chromosome 15, fChaAug3.hap1, whole genome shotgun sequence, one region contains:
- the sod1 gene encoding superoxide dismutase [Cu-Zn] yields the protein MVLKAVCVLKGAGETKGVVHFQQESESAPVKLTGEIEGLTPGEHGFHVHVFGDNTNGCISAGPHYNPHNKNHGGPTDTERHIGDLGNVTAGADNVAKIDITDSVITLTGPFSIIGRTMVIHEKVDDLGKGGNDESLKTGNAGGRLACGVIGITQ from the exons ATGGTGCTGAAGGCTGTGTGCGTGTTGAAAGGAGCTGGAGAGACCAAGGGGGTGGTTCATTTTCAGCAGGAG AGTGAATCAGCCCCCGTGAAGCTGACTGGAGAAATCGAAGGACTTACTCCTGGTGAACATGGTTTCCATGTCCATGTTTTTGGAGACAATACAAACG GGTGCATCAGTGCGGGACCTCACTACAATCCCCACAACAAGAACCATGGAGGTCCTACTGATACAGAGAG GCATATTGGAGACCTGGGGAATGTGACTGCAGGAGCAGATAATGTTGCCAAGATAGACATCACGGACAGCGTGATCACCCTCACTGGCCCCTTCTCAATCATTGGCAGAACCATGGTG ATCCACGAGAAGGTTGATGACCTGGGAAAAGGAGGCAATGACGAGAGTCTAAAGACGGGCAATGCTGGTGGTCGTCTGGCCTGTGGAGTCATTGGCATCACCCAGTAG